A segment of the Nyctibius grandis isolate bNycGra1 chromosome 27, bNycGra1.pri, whole genome shotgun sequence genome:
CCCATTGTAAGAGCAAAGCCCAAAGCTCAGCACTCCCTGGCACGGTGTCCTGCCCGTCACTGGAAATGACCGTCAGCCCTGTGTTGCCGAGCACATGCAAGGCTTGCACATCTCGAAAGCATCTCCATGACTTGGCAGTTGGGTTTTCAAAGTAACTATGGCCTCGCCTCCGCACCCCCACCGCACTGCTTTAGCAACACGGATGCCTCCGCGCTGGGTGGGTGCAGCTGCAGCAACGCAGTCGTGTCCCTACTTGTCTCTTATCTTCCAAAGCGAGAAAGGCCAGGAGCATGTCTGTGAGCAGATGTGAGTGTGTTCAGAGCAGGGATCCACAGCCACGCTGAAGTGACTGGTGTGGTACAAAATCTGCTCTTCAGGAGTCaaaattccattattttatcCCCTGTGGAAGAAATGGACTGACGTTTCCTTGCTGAAATAACACTTGTCCTGAGCTCCAGCAACGGAGCCTCTCAGGCATCGGgcaagcagctgtgctggggaaaTCAGTGACTAAAAGAGGCGGCGAACCTGTGGGGATCTGGTCGTTGCCCTCAAAGGCTTTAGGGAGATTTCAAAACTATTTGCAGGTGTCCCCCTCCTAATAGGTTTAGGAGCCGGTGTTCCGAGCCAGCTAGAGGGAACAGAAATAGAGCACCAAGTAAGCCAGGGCATCACGGAAACTAGGAAACCTCTTTGcaaggttaaaaataaagccagagAGCAAAGCGTTTATTTAGGACGCCCAGGAGTAAATCGGATAATTGCTGGGGGAAGAGCCAGTTTCCATTAGCACAGAGGTGTCATCAATGAAAACAAGATAACTGAGTCATGGTTaaataacagcagcagagaTACTTTCCCACTCAAGCACAGCCTTGGAGCAGCCATGGGTGACACGTCAGCCCCACGTGTGTCTTGGGGCACGCGTCCACACCACCTCCTCTGCAAAGGGTTCATGCAAACCATGGGCAAAATGGGCTGTTTCTGTGGTCCCTGGTCCCCCGTGCCGTGCGTACGGGCGATGGCTCTGACTTTGCTCCAAGACTTCAGGACTGTGACCCAGCTGATGACAAGGAGGAGCTTGCATCACAAGAGTCAACAACCCTGGTTTTCCCTTCGTGtttctggggggaaaaacccaCTCGGAGTTATGGCAAGAGCCATCAGCAGGGCAGTGCGAGGCGCAGGGCAGCGTTAGGTACCTGCAGAGGGAGCGGGAGCTGCTGAGCTGATGCCCCAGGCTGTGTTTGCAAAGGGTGGTGGTGTGTTTCTGTCATCACTGACACGCCGCGTTGCGTCCTGTGGGTCAGACTGGGTTGAACCATTTTCATGGCTGGTTTGCCATGGCTGTGGTTTGGCGAAGGCTTTACAAGGAGCGCATGTCGCCGTCGTTTATAGCTATTATAATTGAGACCTTGATCTGGGACTGGGGGTCTTGTGTGCCAAACGCTGAAGGAAAACTTAGCAAACCCCAAAAGTGATGAGAGGGTGAGCCAGGTCAGACTGACAGCGGGAACGACAGAAATGGGGAAGCACTTTATATTCACTCTGCACTGAAACGCGAGTTAAGAGAGAATCAAGTCCTTCAAGTCTCGTCATGTGCATTCCCTCAGTATACTTGGGTTTATTTTCACTAAGTCGCTTCCATATTTCCAGCACATCATTTGATTTTAAACTCACTTTATCTAAGTAACACCACCTTAGGTTTTTAGCTAAAGAAATGTACAAACCTGTCTTCTCAGCATTTATAGGGCATATTGACTGCCCTCGAAGCGAGTGTAAGCAGGCTGGCACTCCATAAGCTCTCCTGGTTTGTTTAACTTGCTGCTTTTTGGTCACCAGTACACAACTCTTGCTTCAGGGCCTTGAGCACTGATGAGGATGGCAAAGTGTGGGGTGATTGCACTGCATTTGTCTGGCTTTTTTGCTCCACAGGTGGCTGAAACAGCAGAAGCCCCTGGCAAAGACCGCAAGGGACCGAAGGGAACGGAGGAGCCCAAGGTGATGCGGGAGGTCCCTTGCATGCCACCCGGCCCAGCGAGCCAGCAGTCTCCAGCACGTCACTTCGTTCCTTTTGTCGCCCATTTTGGGGGCCGCCAGCCTGACTCCTTCAGGTTTCTCTTCTATAAACCAAATTGCTCCAACTCGTACAACCCCTTCTACACTGCGCAGAAGCCAACCTGCGGGTACCGCTTCCACCGGGACACCGATCACACCAAGAAGGTGATAGACGTCCCCAGTGCAAACATCGTGAGATGGAGACCCATCCTGGGCACGAAGCCGTAGTTCAGAGCAATAAAGCCCAAGCAATGAAACCAGTGACCGGTGTGACTTCAGTTTCCCATCGAGTGTCCGAGTTGGGACACTCATGAGCAGTGAGCTCATGAGCCGAGGTGGGGAGGCTGTGTCACTGCTCCCCAGGAAAACACGCAGTGTGGGGTTTGCTCTAAAATCCCGGTCTGACTTGTCCTGTCATTCGTTGCCAGCTGGTGACACGGCGGCCCCGGGTGCCAGCAGCGCACGACACTGCAGGAACGGCCAcccagccaggctgctctgcacagcCTGGCCTTAGCACATGCCACAAAACCTGGGGAGGTTTTGCCAGCTTCTTCATCTGAGCTTAAATTCTGCTCCTTCTTTGAAAGGACATCTTCCTTCTTTCACTAGGCTTTCCTAGACACAGGCAAAGCGTTGTTCTTAGTCACCCCTGCAGAGAGTCTGCCCTATAAcacttatatttttatatctgacAACTTTAAGACAAAGAGCCCAACTTTCGTGTGTTGCAGAGCTTGGTATTGCTTCCGCACTGAAGTAAATTAGGAATAACTCTGCTGAAGCAGGTGGCATTGCTCGAGCGTTAAACTGTTACTGGTGCGGGATCCAGCCCATGCTGCTTTCTGAGGATATGCTTTTTTATCTCCCAGTCCGTCTCTGAATGCTGGGTGTCAGAGTAAAAACAACATTGGTTTTGGTCATATTTACATGGAGAATTTTTCATGGTAATTCATCATAAATGAAAATCAAAGCTGCATTCAACTCCACTGGCGTCGGCTGAGTTCTGGCAGTGCAGAGGTCAGGACACGCTCCCAGGACGTGCCGCGTGTGGGGCAATTTGGTGGGAGAAACACTCAACTGGCAGGACCAGAGAGGCTGAACACGGGGACCCAGCAGCTGGGTGGAGAGGGAGCTTCCCCGGGAGATCATCATAGCACCTGGTGTCTGCATTTAAAGCACTTAGAGCTTTACTATTCAAAGCAATTATGTTTCTATGTTTGTCTCAGCACACCCAATTTACCCTCATGTAGCAGCTCTTACAGGAGCTGAAACGgttcttccctctctctgaaTTTCAGGCTTGAATTGACAGCCCTGTCTGGAAATCCTCCAGCCACAGTAAGACTAAGGGGAACCAAAAAGACAGTAACAGCACGGAGACTTCTGAGCGGTTTTCGCTCTTTCTTCTTACCCTGATTTTGGCGCAAAAGTTATTGCTCATGTGACCCCCCACAAAAGCATAAATGAAGTGGATTAGGAGATTACACCACCACAGAGAAAATTCCACCCTCATAATCTCCTGCTGCGCCTGTAATCTGCAAGACTTTCCCATTTTACCTCCTTTCTATTTTAACCCTGAACTCTTAATGCCTGGCAGGAGCCCATCACCCCCTGAGCCTCATTGGCCAGGGAGGGATTTGCTGGGTACTTAAATGTCACCCTCTTGTCCGAAGGGGTTTTGTGCTCTTGAATTTTCCTGGGGAGAGGTGTCTTTTGCATCCATCACCACCAACACTGAATCAGCACAGCCCACGCAAAAGGCAGCTCGTTTTATCCCGATACTGTGATCCCTGTGGTGCTGGGGCCATTTGGACTTTAAAGGCaagaagcagaatttaaaagcaAGCCCTCAAATTTCAGCAAACATCCATTTTTGGCTGCGAAGTGACCAGCACTTGGTGTGGAGATGGGGAACATGGACGGGAAAGCCGTGGAGGAGCTGAGCACCACCGAATGCCACCAGTGGTATAAGAAGTTCATGACGGAGTGTCCTTCTGGGCAGCTCACCCTGTATGAGTTCAAACAGTTTTTTGGCTTGAAAAACCTGAGTCCGGCAGCGAACAAATATATTGAGCAAATGTTTGAGACGTTTGACTTTAATAAGGTAAATATTGTCCTTCCTGCTTAGCCTGCGCGGGATTGGCCGTGCTCTGCTCCCAGCGTGTGGTTGTGTGGGGGGTAGTTGGGTGTACGCAAATACAGATGTGTATCTGAGTATGTACGGTCTGATTCTGGCCTCATCGATTGTAAAATCAGATATATGAGGTGAAAAATGTCAGCAAAAACTCCTCACCTGCTGACTGTTCTGAGAGAAAACAGACTTCTCTCAGAACTGatatttcccttttaattttaaattattaaaacagtGGGGTTTTATCTGCTAGCCTGTGATCCCTTTAAAATGAAGTGCCCTTTAAACCTTAAACATCGAATGCTCTGACAGTAAGGAATGAGCGAGCTGCGTGAGAACAAGTGCTGCATTCACGCAGCAGCGGCGAGCTCCTGAGCCGTGCAGGGTGGCACGAGCTACAGTTCACAGAACATATCGGGTTTGGTTTTCTAttgttttaaattgtaaatGCATTACAGCTTCATAGATTTTATGGGAATGGGGCTCAGTAGCTATTTATACCTAATCTGGCTCCCGCAGCAGTGGGATAAAGCAGATGATCTCTTCCTGAACCAGCCCCGTGGCACGGTGGCTTTGTTCATCGACAAAACCCTGGCTTATTCCCTCCCAAAGTCTTGCCGTGGTTTATCGTACGTACCATTTTCCTTCAAAGTGTTTTGCATCTCAGTGGTGCACGCCACCGAAATGCTCTAGTGGAGGCTGGCTTTTGAGGCTTCATTAGTCCCCAGGCCAGGTACGCACACCGAGTCCGTTCGTTATCAACAGATAACGGCTCTGCATGGATCAACGCAGAGCCCTCACTGTACAGTGCATTGGCTTTAACTGGTGGGCACGCAGGGGACCCACACCCGGCGCTTCTGCTGCTCGCCAAGCCCCTGCTCTCAAGGTGGTGGCCACACACTGATGTCTTCCAGCGGGGACTTCCAGAAGTGACCAGGAAAATCACTTACTGCTTGACCCTCTGCTTTTAATCTCATCTAGCTTCTAACCTTCTGCTTTTAGGATGGCTACATGGATTTTATGGAGTACGTGGCAGCTCTGAGCCTGGTCCTGAAAGGGAAGGTGGATCAGAAGCTGCGATGGTATTTCAAGCTCTACGATGTGGATGGGAACGGCTGCATTGACCGGGGAGAATTGCTGAACATCATCAAAGTGAGTGGGCTCAGCTTCTTTCACAGACGATGGTTATTAAACGTAGGTAGAGAGAGGTGGTTACAGGAACATCCCAACCCAAAAGACAACTCCCTGGTAAATTAGCAGGCACTGGCCAAACCTGCTGCTTGTCCTCTGCCAGTCCTCCCCCAGGCTGG
Coding sequences within it:
- the GUCA1A gene encoding guanylyl cyclase-activating protein 1, with the translated sequence MGNMDGKAVEELSTTECHQWYKKFMTECPSGQLTLYEFKQFFGLKNLSPAANKYIEQMFETFDFNKDGYMDFMEYVAALSLVLKGKVDQKLRWYFKLYDVDGNGCIDRGELLNIIKAIRAINRCNETMTAEEFTNMVFDKIDINGDGELSLEEFLEGVQKDEMLLQILTRSLDLTHIVRLIQNDGKNPQEPEQAAGAAQ